The following are encoded in a window of Deferrivibrio essentukiensis genomic DNA:
- a CDS encoding proline--tRNA ligase, producing the protein MRLSQYYIPTLRETPSDAEVISHKLMLRAGMIKKAAAGIYSYLPLGLRVIKKVENIVRKYMNEAGAIETLMPAVVPAELWKESGRWFVYGKELLRIKDRHDREFCFGPTHEEVITDIVRNDIKSYKQLPINLYQIQTKFRDEIRPRFGLMRGREFIMKDAYSFDVDNDGAEISYNKMKEAYCKIFEACGLEYRMVDADSGAIGGSFSHEFMVLADTGEDFVISCDNCSYSANIEKAVVVDIPIENNEQFAEIEKKYTPKQKTVEDVANFLNLPSSKIVKTMILKVDEEIVAVMVRGDHELNLPKVKNFLSGSTIEFAGKDDIEHVSNGPIGYSGPIGLKCKIYADNAIKYLKNYVVGGNEKDLHLLNVNHDRDFKVDEFGDFRNATPGDICPECHKGKFQITKGIEVGHIFKLGTKYSDSMNCVFLDKDGKPKPMVMGCYGIGIGRTAAASIEQNHDEKGIIWPVQLAPFEIVVVPVNTNDDEVIKTADNIYSSLLNKGVDACIDDRNERAGVKFNDADLIGYPLRINVGKKTLAEGCVEIYIRKTGELIKVKAEEACDKASEILEELKIK; encoded by the coding sequence ATGAGATTGTCACAATATTATATACCAACACTGAGAGAAACACCTTCTGATGCTGAAGTTATAAGCCATAAGCTGATGCTGCGAGCGGGGATGATAAAAAAAGCTGCAGCAGGGATTTATTCTTATCTCCCCTTAGGTTTAAGAGTTATCAAAAAAGTAGAAAATATCGTAAGAAAATATATGAATGAGGCGGGTGCCATTGAAACCCTCATGCCGGCAGTTGTTCCTGCAGAGTTGTGGAAAGAATCAGGCAGATGGTTTGTTTATGGAAAAGAGCTGCTGAGGATTAAAGACAGGCATGACAGGGAATTTTGTTTTGGTCCCACGCACGAAGAGGTAATTACCGACATTGTTCGCAATGATATTAAATCATACAAACAACTTCCGATAAACCTTTACCAAATTCAGACAAAATTTAGAGATGAAATCAGACCTCGTTTTGGACTTATGAGAGGTAGAGAATTTATAATGAAGGATGCATATTCATTTGACGTGGACAATGATGGGGCAGAAATCAGCTACAATAAAATGAAAGAAGCATATTGCAAGATTTTTGAGGCCTGTGGTTTAGAATACCGCATGGTTGATGCGGACAGCGGAGCAATCGGAGGCTCATTTTCCCACGAATTTATGGTACTGGCTGACACTGGAGAAGATTTTGTAATTTCATGTGATAACTGCTCATACTCTGCAAATATTGAAAAAGCAGTCGTTGTTGATATCCCAATTGAAAATAATGAACAATTTGCAGAAATCGAAAAAAAATATACCCCCAAGCAAAAAACGGTGGAAGATGTTGCAAACTTTTTAAATTTACCTTCAAGCAAAATTGTCAAGACAATGATATTAAAAGTGGATGAAGAAATTGTAGCAGTTATGGTTCGTGGTGACCATGAGCTTAATCTTCCAAAGGTTAAAAACTTTTTAAGTGGCTCAACAATAGAATTTGCCGGGAAAGATGATATAGAACATGTATCAAACGGACCTATCGGATATTCAGGTCCCATAGGGCTTAAATGTAAAATTTATGCTGACAATGCTATTAAATACTTAAAAAATTACGTTGTTGGCGGAAATGAAAAAGATTTGCATTTACTAAATGTAAACCATGATAGAGATTTTAAGGTAGATGAGTTCGGAGACTTCAGGAATGCAACCCCTGGTGATATTTGTCCTGAATGCCATAAGGGTAAATTTCAGATAACCAAAGGGATAGAGGTAGGTCATATATTTAAGCTTGGTACCAAATATTCTGACAGCATGAATTGTGTGTTTTTGGATAAAGATGGAAAGCCAAAACCTATGGTCATGGGGTGTTACGGGATAGGGATAGGCAGGACTGCTGCTGCTTCAATAGAGCAAAACCATGATGAAAAAGGGATAATATGGCCTGTACAACTTGCCCCATTTGAAATTGTAGTTGTACCCGTAAATACAAATGATGATGAAGTAATAAAAACTGCCGATAATATTTATAGCTCTCTATTAAATAAAGGTGTCGACGCTTGTATAGATGACAGAAATGAAAGGGCTGGCGTTAAGTTTAACGATGCTGACCTTATTGGATACCCTTTAAGAATTAATGTAGGCAAAAAAACTCTTGCGGAAGGTTGCGTAGAAATATATATCAGAAAGACCGGTGAGCTTATAAAGGTCAAAGCTGAAGAAGCATGCGATAAAGCATCTGAAATATTAGAGGAGCTTAAAATTAAGTGA
- a CDS encoding M23 family metallopeptidase, which translates to MKAKKPKKNEKLSILIFKENDYSKVYKKKVNTSVIKYTLYSLAIFFIVSSVSFYFLFNLYSEREQMLTYGKENELLKLKIAEYRNQIDKINEKIVYLDQLENKVRNLSKVVAESDTQLAIGGKEVDLSKDLSAVSKRKEKQYFEDLNETLASLSTKLQERENSLSELVDMLEEQRLFYLSTPSILPVNGWISSKFGYRISPFTNRRVFHEGVDIASMYGSDIKATANGLVIFAGYKPGYGNMVSIDHGFGFVTRYGHNSKLLVKVGDRVSKGDVIAKVGSSGKSTGPHCHYEVLVNGVPVNPLKFVAELEEQK; encoded by the coding sequence ATGAAAGCTAAAAAACCAAAAAAGAATGAAAAACTTTCGATTCTTATTTTTAAAGAGAATGACTATTCAAAAGTCTACAAGAAGAAGGTCAATACCTCAGTAATAAAATATACTTTATACTCCTTGGCAATATTCTTTATCGTATCTTCAGTATCATTCTACTTTCTGTTTAATCTTTATTCTGAAAGGGAGCAAATGCTTACCTATGGAAAAGAGAATGAACTATTAAAATTAAAAATAGCTGAATATAGAAACCAAATAGACAAAATTAATGAAAAAATAGTTTATCTTGACCAATTGGAAAATAAAGTAAGAAACCTTTCAAAAGTAGTCGCTGAATCGGATACTCAGCTTGCAATAGGCGGAAAAGAAGTTGACCTGTCAAAAGATTTGTCAGCAGTTTCTAAGAGAAAAGAAAAACAATATTTTGAAGACCTGAATGAAACGCTCGCTTCTTTATCAACCAAATTACAAGAAAGGGAAAACAGCCTTTCAGAATTGGTTGATATGCTTGAAGAACAAAGACTTTTTTACTTGTCTACCCCCTCAATCTTACCTGTAAACGGGTGGATATCAAGTAAATTCGGCTACAGGATATCCCCTTTTACTAACAGGAGGGTATTTCACGAAGGGGTAGATATAGCATCTATGTATGGAAGTGACATAAAAGCTACTGCAAACGGACTTGTCATTTTTGCAGGCTATAAACCGGGCTACGGAAATATGGTATCAATAGATCATGGATTTGGCTTTGTAACAAGGTATGGTCATAACAGCAAACTTTTGGTGAAGGTTGGAGACAGAGTTAGCAAAGGTGACGTAATTGCCAAAGTGGGAAGCTCCGGTAAAAGTACCGGCCCTCACTGTCATTACGAAGTTTTGGTTAACGGAGTACCGGTTAATCCGCTTAAGTTTGTAGCAGAGCTTGAAGAACAAAAATAA
- the rpmH gene encoding 50S ribosomal protein L34 produces the protein MRTMKKPSNIKRKRTHGFRARMKTRGGRLVLKRRRAKGRKRLAI, from the coding sequence ATGCGCACGATGAAAAAACCTAGCAATATTAAAAGAAAGCGCACTCATGGTTTTAGAGCTAGGATGAAAACTCGCGGTGGCAGACTTGTATTAAAAAGAAGAAGAGCTAAGGGCAGAAAAAGATTAGCTATCTAA
- the rnpA gene encoding ribonuclease P protein component, translated as MDLSFKKAEKLRKNSEFLKVYRQGKKHYGRYLLIYVVFKSEYLRKAGFVVSKKVSKKAVIRNRLKRQLREIYRINKHILPENVSIITIAKPDILKADYNEIREDYLELLKKISDSDN; from the coding sequence ATGGACCTGTCTTTTAAAAAGGCAGAAAAGCTTAGAAAAAATAGTGAATTTTTAAAAGTTTACAGGCAGGGGAAAAAGCACTACGGACGGTATCTTTTAATATATGTAGTTTTTAAAAGTGAGTATCTCCGCAAAGCTGGTTTTGTTGTCAGCAAGAAAGTCAGCAAAAAAGCGGTAATACGAAATAGATTAAAAAGACAATTAAGAGAGATATACCGGATTAATAAGCATATCCTGCCTGAAAACGTCTCTATTATTACGATAGCTAAACCTGATATACTTAAGGCTGATTATAATGAAATTCGCGAAGACTATCTCGAATTACTTAAAAAAATTTCTGATTCTGACAATTGA
- the yidD gene encoding membrane protein insertion efficiency factor YidD, producing MKFAKTISNYLKKFLILTIDFYSYAISPFLGRNCRYHPSCSQYAKEAIAKKGVVKGLIMSAYRILRCNPFSKGGFDPVK from the coding sequence ATGAAATTCGCGAAGACTATCTCGAATTACTTAAAAAAATTTCTGATTCTGACAATTGATTTTTATAGTTATGCAATTTCACCTTTTTTAGGAAGAAATTGCAGATACCATCCCTCTTGCTCTCAATATGCAAAAGAAGCCATCGCAAAAAAAGGGGTTGTAAAAGGGCTGATAATGTCCGCATATCGTATTTTACGTTGTAATCCCTTTAGTAAGGGAGGATTTGACCCGGTCAAATGA
- the yidC gene encoding membrane protein insertase YidC has translation MDKRTLLAVVLSMAVLMIFQFIYKPAPVVVDNTTADNVATANKTNSKNLEPDVVETQTKPVETSQETIVKNFEVETDNLIVYFNENTGNINSVKIKNFAHAGISPQFQAEKGDYLKINTLNVKPSNRKVYDNGGKKIIEFNYEKDNVVVSRQYIIDESYLITVKESLANISDSSIKLPYDVAIGPGLGQGFVDSKYLFSGPLAYDGKKVKQQKPNKIDKDIEVKDAEWLGYTSKYFALIKVNKDVKNAIFQKYNDSAIVKSSAEVILNPKSKDEKSFILFVGPKKYDLLSSYGYDLEKSIDFGVFSFLAIPMLKVMNIFYGATKNYGWAIILLTIIIKIITYPLTYKSMASMKKMKDLQPKMTEIKEKFKGDAQKMNAAMMELYKKHGVNPMGGCLPMLIQIPIFFALYKALLVSIELKGAPFIFWLADLSEKDPYYITPILMGASMFFQQKLTPAAGDPIQQKLFLFMPVIFTFMFLNFPSGLVIYWLTNNILSIGQQIIINKKTA, from the coding sequence ATGGATAAGAGGACTTTACTTGCCGTAGTACTCAGTATGGCTGTATTAATGATTTTTCAATTTATTTACAAACCTGCACCTGTGGTTGTTGACAACACTACTGCTGACAATGTAGCCACCGCTAATAAAACTAACTCAAAAAACTTAGAACCTGACGTCGTAGAGACTCAAACTAAACCTGTTGAAACCTCACAGGAAACTATTGTTAAAAACTTTGAGGTGGAGACAGATAATCTGATAGTTTATTTTAATGAAAATACAGGTAATATAAATAGCGTAAAAATTAAAAATTTTGCACACGCCGGTATATCCCCGCAATTTCAAGCTGAAAAAGGGGACTATTTAAAAATTAACACACTCAATGTAAAACCATCAAACAGAAAAGTATATGACAATGGTGGTAAAAAGATTATAGAATTTAACTACGAAAAAGATAACGTTGTTGTCTCAAGACAATATATTATAGACGAATCTTATTTGATAACTGTAAAAGAGTCTTTAGCAAATATATCAGACAGCTCTATAAAATTACCTTATGATGTGGCGATAGGACCAGGATTAGGTCAAGGTTTTGTAGATAGCAAATATTTATTTTCAGGCCCATTAGCTTACGATGGTAAAAAGGTTAAACAGCAAAAACCTAATAAAATAGATAAAGATATCGAAGTAAAGGATGCTGAGTGGCTTGGGTACACTTCCAAATACTTTGCATTAATAAAAGTCAACAAGGATGTAAAAAATGCAATCTTTCAAAAATATAATGATTCTGCCATAGTTAAAAGCAGTGCTGAAGTAATACTAAACCCGAAATCTAAAGATGAAAAAAGTTTCATACTCTTTGTGGGACCTAAGAAATATGATTTGCTCTCATCTTACGGTTATGATTTGGAAAAAAGTATCGACTTTGGTGTATTCTCTTTCCTTGCCATCCCAATGTTAAAAGTTATGAACATCTTTTACGGAGCAACCAAAAATTATGGATGGGCAATAATACTTTTGACAATAATAATTAAAATCATTACCTACCCTTTAACATACAAGAGTATGGCGTCTATGAAAAAAATGAAAGATTTACAACCTAAGATGACTGAAATTAAGGAAAAATTTAAGGGCGATGCACAAAAGATGAATGCTGCTATGATGGAGTTATATAAAAAACACGGTGTAAATCCTATGGGCGGATGCTTGCCAATGCTTATTCAGATTCCAATTTTCTTTGCTCTTTACAAAGCATTATTAGTCTCTATCGAATTAAAGGGTGCTCCTTTTATTTTTTGGCTTGCAGACTTATCAGAAAAAGACCCATATTACATAACGCCAATTTTAATGGGTGCTTCTATGTTTTTCCAACAGAAACTAACACCTGCCGCTGGCGATCCGATTCAGCAGAAACTATTTCTTTTTATGCCCGTTATTTTTACTTTTATGTTTTTGAACTTCCCTTCAGGGCTAGTAATCTACTGGTTAACAAACAATATTTTATCAATCGGGCAACAAATTATTATTAACAAAAAAACTGCGTGA